The Drosophila gunungcola strain Sukarami chromosome 2R unlocalized genomic scaffold, Dgunungcola_SK_2 000006F, whole genome shotgun sequence sequence CGCAGAATTTTATGATAATGCATTCATTGTACGCTAATATTAATAGTGTTTTCACAAAGTGCTCAAACGTTACAAAAGCGATTCAAAATTGCTAATTAACACTTTTGAAACTATAATTGAGTTGGTGAATACACTCATTGCCTTCAGTAATAAAAACATCGAGATTTTAATTCTATTCTAAACCGATAACtaagattttgttttctttattcattaaaaacaataattctTTAAAGAGACGGGACCATAAATCTGGAAAAGTAAATCAGAGATACATTTTAATGTATATGAACTGGCTTATATTAAACACTATAACCCgttatttcaaattaagaATTCTCTCGAAGCGGTGCagttataaaagtaaatattacCATGAATATATTACTAGAAATGAAAATAGGCGGCTTTGAAATGAATCGATTTTAGCAAATAGAATCAACACACGCCCATTATAACAAATAACTACTACTAGGTATTTCTACACTGAATAGGAAATGAGTGTTATGCTAGGTTATTAAATATCAACTAAGTGGTGCTTACGTTTTCCTGTCAGAGTTAAGCTTGGCTATATCCTCTAATTGATCGATAAACTTATTTAGTGTAGGCAGCGGAAACGAACCCAAAGCCTTTTAggattataatatataattgtataattctttaagtttaaataaaaaaaaatgcagctcaaattatgaatattttttgccTAGGAACGATTTGGGGTGAAGAACTTTCggttccttatttttttttttattgtcttttGGTCATAagatttgtaaatattttaagtatacACAAATCGACCAATCAAACTACACTTAGGGCAGAGCTTATCAGCAGACTTTGAACTTGGCACACCCACCAACGTAATATTCCCTTGACACGACACACAATATACTAATTGAATCGAATTATAACCATGGACTATGTGTGATATGCTAATGCTGGTTTTTCTCCTCTTGCAAATTCCTCAAAATAATGCTGGTTTACGAATGAGTCGCGTTAGGAGACTATAGACCAGGTTTATTGGCCTTGTTGTATCGACCCAGACCGTGGCTGGCACAGTGGCAAGTGTTGTCCAAGGCATTGGCGCCCCGTTCGCCTTCCGATAAAGATCTTAATGAGATAAGATTGAGCGCAAATCGGGCGAAATGGCAGTGGCGCTTATCAGGCCGATAATTACGGGCTGAGCAAAGCCCCCAGAAATGCGCCTTGATGAATTGATCTATCCTAAATGGGCTGCTCGGAAATCTGCGCTCGATAATTAGCATTAAGGTTTTATAATTGATATTGATTGATTGCCGTAAATTTGGAGTCGCAGCCGTCGCCGGGCAgccgtcgccgtcgccgtcCGTTTGTTTTTGGCAGTAGTGTTCAGTCAGTATGTCGCAACAGAAGCAAAAATTGCAGGAGTCCAATCCGAACGCCAGGTGGCGCCTGCAAGGACATCATAGGGGTGCCATAGCCTGTTTCTTCGGTGAACTTGTGGCCACAGCCCTGTTTGTTTTCGTCGCCTGCATGGGCTGTGTGGAATCGCCCGCCTTCCCCAATTCGCACTTCCGCAGCGGCCTGACCTTCGGCCTGGCCATCCTCATAGCCATCCAGTGTTTCGGCTCCGTGTCCGGAGCCCATCTCAATCCGGCCATTACTCTGGCCGCCCTGCTGTACGGTGTGATCGGTTGGATCAAGGCCATCGCCTATTTCGTGGCCCAGGCGGCAGGAGCTCTCATCGGCTATGGTCTTCTGGTGGCTATTCTGCCGGAGAGTTCCATCAAGGGAGTGGACAGTCCGGCGGGCGCGTGTGTGACAGTGCTGGCATCTGATATCAGTGTGCTTCAAGGTGTTTTCATTGAGTTCCTCATCACCTGCTGCCTCGTGATGGTGGCCTGTTCGGTGTGGGATCCGCGAAACGTCAAGCTGCAGGACTCGGTGCCCGTGAGATTTGGCCTGACCGTTTCCTGCCTCATCCTCACAGCGGTTAGTACTCTAATACTCGGTGTCATGAAGCTAAATCCAAAACGGATGTAATCATTTCAGGGTCTTTTCACGGGAGCCAGCATGAATCCCACGAGGTCCTTGGGTCCAGCTGTTTGGAACAACTCCTGGTCACACCATTGGATCTA is a genomic window containing:
- the LOC128254636 gene encoding aquaporin produces the protein MSQQKQKLQESNPNARWRLQGHHRGAIACFFGELVATALFVFVACMGCVESPAFPNSHFRSGLTFGLAILIAIQCFGSVSGAHLNPAITLAALLYGVIGWIKAIAYFVAQAAGALIGYGLLVAILPESSIKGVDSPAGACVTVLASDISVLQGVFIEFLITCCLVMVACSVWDPRNVKLQDSVPVRFGLTVSCLILTAGLFTGASMNPTRSLGPAVWNNSWSHHWIYWVGPLVAGAVTSLIYRMAFKGDEEIDLRTSDAKIRMIGEVVVQ